The window TCCCCTTGGAGAAATCCGTATATTGCAGGATGCTTTCTGCCGCGCGTTTTGTATAGTCCAGCTTATTGTAGGCGAGCAACTGAATGGACACGTCATATTTGTACTCCTTCGGCGCAGCCTGATGCAGTGCACGGGTGCGCTCCATCACATCCTGTCGATAGGAACGCCGCCCCTCCGGTGTCGCAAGCACCTCTGTATCAAGCATCCAAAGACGCTGCATCTCCATAACAAAGGGACGAATCTCCGAAGAAACAATCCGACGGCAGAGTGCAGGATGCGCGAGGAGATCGTCAACGGATGCCTGCACATTTTTAGCATACAGATAAATCTGCCGCCGTCCCCCCTGCGTGTTGATGAACTCTCGTTCGATAAGCACGGCAATTTCTCTGAGATTCCCAAGAACCTCCGCCACCATCGGATCTCCCGCGCCGCGCTCTGCCGCCGCCACGAGATAGTCTGCCGCCTCAACCGAAAGATCGAGAACGTCCCGCATCTGTTCCTGTGTCATCGCTTCTCCCCTCGTCCGTCAGCAGTTTACTGTGCATGCACAGCATCCCTCACCATCTGCGCCATATAGTCAATCTTCGCATCCGTCAGCCCGGGATAGACCCCGAGCCAGAACGTATCGTTCATAATACGATCCGTCTGTGTCAGTGCGCCCGCAATGCGGTAGCCCTCCCCCGATGCACGCATCGCATCAAAGCAGGGATGTTTCGTCAGATTCCCCGCAAAGAGCATCCGCGTCTGGATGCCGTGCTCCTCGATAAAGCGGACAATCTCTGCGCGGCGGACACCTTCGCGGCAGGTCAGCAGGAAGCCGAACCAGCTCGGCGCTGCGTGCTCCGTCGCCTCGGGCAGGACAAAGAACTCCTCCATATCCGCAAGTGCCGCCCGCAGCCGCGCAAAGTTGTGCCGCCGCCGCTCCACAAAGGACGGCAGCTTCTTGAGCTGCGCCACGCCGATTGCCGCCTGCAGATCCGTCGCCTTCAGATTGTAGCCGAAATGCGAATAGACGTATTTGTGATCGTAGCCGCGCGGCAGTTCCCCATCCTGTCGATCAAAGCGATGCCCGCAGAGATTGTCCTGTCCCGACGCACAGATGCAGTCCCGCCCCCAGTCGCGCAGGGAGCGCACGATGCGGTGCAGCAACGCATCATTCGTATAGACCGCGCCGCCCTCGCCCATCGTCATATGATGCGGCGGATAGAAGCTCGACGTGCCGATGTCGCCGACCGTACCCGTATAGCGCATCTTGCCATTCATCGTGTACTGCGAGCCGAGTGCGTCGCAGTTGTCCTCGACAAGCCAGAGATGATGACGGTCACAGAACGCCTTGACCGCCGCAAGATCGAACGGATTGCCGAGCGTATGTGCGAGCATCACCGCCTTTGTCCGCTCTGAACGTGCTCCCTCAAGGAGACGCACATCCACATTGTACGTCGGCAGCGTCACATCCACGAACACGGGTACCGCACCGTACTGGATGATTGGCGCGACCGTCGTCGGAAACCCCGCCGCAACGGTAATGACCTCATCGCCGCGCCGCACAGTCCGCTCCCCGAGGAGTGGGGATGTGAGCGCCATAAAGGCGAGAAGATTCGCCGACGAACCCGAGTTGACGAGGGAGCAGTGCTTTATCCCAAGATACGCCGCAAGTCCGCGCTCGAACTCCTCCGTATAATGCCCCGCCGTCAGCCAGAACTCAAGCGCACTCTCCACAAGGTTCTCCATCTCCTCGTGATCGTAGACGCGTGCCGCATACGGCAGACGATCCCCCGGCGCAAAGCCCTCTGT of the Selenomonas dianae genome contains:
- the rfbH gene encoding lipopolysaccharide biosynthesis protein RfbH produces the protein MSEQEMRGAILALVREYCEKYHAPTEGFAPGDRLPYAARVYDHEEMENLVESALEFWLTAGHYTEEFERGLAAYLGIKHCSLVNSGSSANLLAFMALTSPLLGERTVRRGDEVITVAAGFPTTVAPIIQYGAVPVFVDVTLPTYNVDVRLLEGARSERTKAVMLAHTLGNPFDLAAVKAFCDRHHLWLVEDNCDALGSQYTMNGKMRYTGTVGDIGTSSFYPPHHMTMGEGGAVYTNDALLHRIVRSLRDWGRDCICASGQDNLCGHRFDRQDGELPRGYDHKYVYSHFGYNLKATDLQAAIGVAQLKKLPSFVERRRHNFARLRAALADMEEFFVLPEATEHAAPSWFGFLLTCREGVRRAEIVRFIEEHGIQTRMLFAGNLTKHPCFDAMRASGEGYRIAGALTQTDRIMNDTFWLGVYPGLTDAKIDYMAQMVRDAVHAQ